The sequence CTTCGGATAAATGGGCAGGTAAAGCCTGCAAATGATTATTATGCAGAATAAGCGTAATCAATTCATCGGGCAAATCAGGGGGAAATTCTGTTAATCGGTTATAACTGGCATCAAGGTATTCTACATCATCAAAAAAATGCGGTAATTCGGTTAATTGGTTATGATATAGCACAATATGCTCTAAGGAAGGAGGCATAATTGGAGGTAATTGAGTTAATTGATTATTATTAACAATCAATGTCACAAGGTCGCCAGGTAACCGATCGGGCAACAAAAAGAGTTGATTATGGCTAACAATAAGATATTGTATGCTATCCGATAAACTATTAGGCAAACTGGTAAGTTTATTATAGCAAGCTTCCAACGTGATTAGTGATGAGGGTAAAGCATCGGGTAATGTCGTTGATAGATTATGGCTAACAACTAATGTTTCTATCCCGTCTGGTAAACCCTCAGGTAGCACAGTTAATCTATTATGCTCAAGATAGAATTCGGTAAGCCCGGCCGGCAACTCACTGGATAATGAAGTTAATTGATTACCCGCCAGAGATAAAATTTGTAACAAGTCAGGTAATTTAATGGTTAGTGAAACTAACTGATTATAACTGGCATTAAGCGCGGTTATTGAATTTGGTAAATGGTCAGGCAATTTTGTTAGTTGATTTCGATTAGCATATAATATGAATAAATTAGCCGGCAAATCGACGGGTAAAGCAGTTAATTGATTATCACCAACATCCAATACTATTAAGCCTGCTGGTAATTTATCAGGTAAAAATTTTAATTGATTGCCGCAAAGTTTAAGAATTTTTAATTCACTGGGTAAATCTGATGGTAGCAAAGTCAGTAGAATGTCATTAGCGCGTAAGCTACGTAATTCATGCGGTAAAATTTCCGGCAGCTTTTTTAACTGATTATTACCAACATCAAGGTTAATTAAATTACTTGGCAACTCATCTGGCAGTTTCTGTAATTTATTATCTGCTACACTAAGCACTTTCAACATTTTTGGCAGTTGAGGGGGTAATGTGCTTAGCAGATTTTTATCGAGTTTAAGTTCTTGTAAGTGAGTTGGAAGTTTAGCGGGCAGCGCGGTTATCTGGTTATTGTTGACATAAAGAGAGCATAACTTGTTAGGAAGCATGCTTGGTAATGCCGTTAAATATGCCCCATTAACCTCTAATCTTTCTAGCCAATATGGCAACTGATTAGGCAATGCAGTCAATGGATTATCATTAGCTTTGAGTTCAAATATGTTACTTGGTAGCTTATCAGGCAAGCTCTCCAGATTGTTTTTATCCACATACAAAATGCTTAAAAATGTTGGTAAACTACTCGGTAATACGGTCAATTCATTATCATTAACATTTAATATTGATAATTTTGTGGGCAGTTGATCAGGCAGGCTACTTAATTCATTTTGGTTAGCATTTAATATGGTTAATTTTTTTGGTAGCTTATCTGGTAACCAAGTCAGCCTATTATGCTGAATATTTAATTCAAGTAATGTGTCAGGTAGATGTTCAGGCAAGCTGGTTAATTGATTGTTACCCGCATTCAAATTGGTTAATTGTTTTGGTAGATTATTGGGCAGCGTGGTTAACTGATTATCATTAATATTTAATTGTGTAATCCATTCCGGTAAATCAGGCAACGAAGTCAAAGACAAACCAGCTAAATTCAGCCATGAATTATCTTCGTTAATACAACTCAAAAGTCTATTTAGCGCAATGTCTCTCCGTTCCATTGGATCGATATCTGGTTCTGATGCCAAATCTCGCCATTCTGTTACTAACTCCAAAAGAGCAGGTGTTATATCCATAATTTTGCCATCCAAATGCACGTAAATTGTTAAAAACAACTTATTAATTTAGCAAAATTTAACAATTGAACTATTCAAGAATGTTAACTGCATCAAATATTGCATAAAATGATTGATAGAAAATGGCAAGTGTTGGCAAAAAATGGAATGAATAAAAAGCGAATTGTTGCTAGCCACAAGATTATTAATTTGTCACTGGCAGTTGCATTGCGCGCATAGAAGAGTGCATTAAAAAATTATCATATCATCACTCCGCTTGAGCAAGATAACTAATAATAAATAGCGGCTTGCTTGCCAGTGATTCAAGTTCTAATGCATCAGGATATTGTGCCAAGAGCCGCAGAAAAACTGATTGGCCAATAATACTGCGACCCAGTGGCGCTGCCGGTCTTAACAACAAAATAACGATTATCCGGAAAGACCACTAAGCAAAAGCGGCCCATAAAGGATCTGTCGGAATATCTGAGATCAAAAGTCCATTTTCTGTCGGCGTCAATGTGACGTTGGCGGGTTGCAAAAAACGATATTGCTGCTGTTCGTCATTATCATAAATCAATGCTTCCTGCCGATCTTCTGATAGACCTAAATAAACCAGATCATGATTAGCATCTAAACTACTTCCCGCTTGTACTATTCGACCGGCTTTACTATCATACCAACCTCTTATCGGATTTCCATCTCAATCCTGTAAACCCTGCAACATGATGTAATCAGCTGAATCTGGCATCCCATTAATCAGTTTATGCAAATCTAATATAACATTGTCATTATGCTTACGTAACCAATCCTGAGAAATCCCAATTAAGATATTTTTCCCCTGGTTATCCAATAAACTAAATATCCCATCTTCTCGCTGACAAAATAATTTATTATTAATGGGAAAAAGTGATCGAATATTACTCGCAACCAATTGCGCCTGGCTATTGGACAAACCATTATCTGGTTGAAAATAGAGAGCATGTGTTTGTGGATTATAAAAATAATAACCGGTTGACTCCCCTGTCGTGGTTGCCACAAGAATAAATTCTGACAGCGATGTTGACGAGTGCGCTTGGTTGGCAATCACCTCATCGCCATGGGGTAGCTCATCACTCTTTGATTGAGCGACTAAGTTTAAACGGATCATCTTGTTTGCATTCTTACCCTCAGTTATTAACCAATAATGCTGCTCTTGCCCGCCATTATAACCCGATAAATAGACTATTTTTGCCAGTTGGCTGGGAATAAAAGCGGCTGATGAAGCAAGCTTATCTAAGTGATGCATATCAAAGCTTGGAGAGGCACCAAATTGATTATGTTCAGATAACAACAACTCTGGTTTTTTATTTTGGCCAACAAAATCTACCAGCTGTTTGAGCCGATTTAACAGGTTTAACAGAGCTTTACTACCATTAATCGCAACCAAATTCAGCGCACTATCCTCAACGGTATAAACACAACGCATGCCATTTTGCTCAATCACAAACAGCAATTGACCATTTCCCTGAATCGTATAGCTACGAATAGCGGCATCATTTACCACAGGAAAACTAAATGGCAGATATTGCCGCAATAACTGCCCCGTACTAATTTCTACCTGCCAAATAGCGGTATCGCGATAAAACCAGGCTTTATCACCGTCAACTTTGGCTAACATCGCTTGACTGAGAAATTCCGCTGCATCTGGCCGATTGGTATAAATCATACGGCTACGGGCGGTTTCATAATAAGCTCTGCCGACATGTCCAACAGCATTATCTGGTTGATAGTGATCGATGATGACAAATGGAGTTGGATGATCCTGAATATTGGCTAACATTTTTAGATATTCATCCAGTGAATCACTATTATTGAAATGCATCGCATCCATATGAATGATATGCATTTGCTGACTATTTTCATCAAAGACGAAGGTTCCCTGTTTATTTATCACCGTAATCCGACTGGCATTTTTTGGTAACGTGACAATAACATTATCTATATAGAGATAGTTACCCTCTTCGCTAACCTGCATATTAGTGCCCAACTCAAGATAACGTGCATCCAATAGCCAACGCGTATTGGCATGATTTGATTGTAAGGTTATTGACACGCCTCTCGCTAAGCTAATCCGATATTCTCCTTCACCACCAATCAACTGATAACTAATATAATGCTGAAACTCGACCGGTAATGTAGGTAGCACCAAGTTCCGATCGCGATCGTCTAAAATCACTTTAATCGGGGTTGCCACATAATTGGGTATAATCCGATAGATTGCCCGTTCACCGGGAAAAGCATAAAAATCGAAATCAAACCGACCGTCTTCTTCCAGTTTTCTTAATAGAGCAAAACCTCTATCATCACGTGTGGTGACAAAAGGTAAGATCATATAGGCATAATCTAGGTAGGTAATCGGCGTACCTGGCAGGATCAGAACATCATCACCTGACTTAAAGTTGGATTGACTACTTTGATAGCCCAATCCCTGTCGAATATTGATCGCCTGGCTTTTATCTCGATTTACGCCTCGATTGGGCCAGAACAAGAAATAATTACTGTGGCCTGATCCGCTGGAATAAGTAGGATCATTACGATAAAGATATTGGCTATCATAAGTCAGTGTATTGTGTCGTAAGTCCAGTTCAGTAATGACGGCGCCTGGAATCGGCTGCATAATTGTGATAACCGCATCACTGTCAGTGATTTTTTTCGTTATCCGCCGATAGCCACCATCTTGATAAGCCAAATCGATATCGGCAAAATAGTTGCCGACTATCTGAACACTATGGGTTACCTTACCAAACGCTTCAGCCAACGCAGTGACGCCGATCCCTACCCCTGCTAATGGGACAGCTAACGCACCAGTAAAAGTAGCAACTGTGGTTGCCCCTAGCATGCTAGCCCCTATTCCTATGCCAACAACCACTAAATTAGTAATATCAACCCCTAACTGAGCACTAAAAACCACTCGTTGCAGATCATTTTGCGCATGCGCTAATTCAATACTATCCAAAACAATACTGGCAATATTAAAGACACCTGCTAAAACGTAGCTGCCATAAAACAACGGGCTAAATAATCCTTTTGTTGCCTGCTGCCCCTGGTAGGCAGCCATTTGATATAAATTAACCAACCTTAATGTATCTTCCACTGTCCCGTGCACTATTTGTGTCAAATTGAGATAAGTGTGTATATTCAGTGCCATACTGAGGGTTTCTGATAACTCATTATCCATCACACCAAGCCGATGTTTATTGGCAAACCAGGGGATCAATTCTTTGAGCAGGAAAGCGGCATTTAATCCATGCACACTATCAACATCTGTCATATTACCCCGCAAAACTAATGTTTTACCGTTGTAATAATAAACTTTAATAATCATTTCCAAATATTGATTAAATTTATTAATAAAATCAATAATATGTTTATTATTAGTAATTAATTTCTTCAATTGATGGGTCTCATTATGAATAAAATGTAAATCATAACTGCCCGGCTGCATTTTACTTTTGCTTAAACTAGTAAAAAGCGGTACCCACTTTTGTAGCGACAAGCGATGATAATGATAAAACTGACTCATAATCGACTGAAATTGTTCAGCCTGCTTAATGAAAGACATTAATTTATAAGAGATAGACTCCAGCCTGGCAGGAGCACCTAAGGTCGCGGGTTCAATCGCTGATTTTGCCAGGTTATTAACGGTTTTACCGGCCACCTTCTCTATATGCCAGTCATTTTTCTCATTATTAAAAAACAGCGTGGTTTTATTACCCGTTTCTATCAATCGTTTTCTGCCCTCATTATTGACCATCAGCTTAGACGAATAAGCAGAGACAGAATAGGGTCGAATCGTTTCATCTAAGGCTACAGCAAATTGTTTGACATAACTGATTTGCTGCTGATCGTCTGCCAACGAACAACCCACCAGATTGATATGTTTGGGCGAAATAGTTATCTGCAAATCTATCGCCAATTGTTTTAATTGCTGTGCCAGCGATTTAGCCTCACGCCAGGCCAGGCTGACATATTCTCCATCAGGCAGGCTACGGCCATGGCCAACTAACTGCCAGTGCTGCTTAGTTTGCTGCCGCAAATGCTCGATATTGCCATGCACCTTAAAACTATTTCCCTCACTATCCAGTTGCACTAAAACCGATATTTGCGGATGTTTTTTAAATAATTTACTCGCCGCCTCTCTCACTAGTAGATCATCTTCCAGTTGGATAATTAATTGGCCATCGAAACGACTGCTTTCACCTTCATGCTGAAAACTCACTGCTGGCAGTTGCCAATCTGATACCTTACGATCAAAGTTCAAGCTAGCATAATCCCGACTAGAATCAGTCAAGCGAAGGTTAATAGGCAGATATATCGACTCAGCACTGAGTTGATTTTTCGTAAAGTTAAATTTTATTAATTTATCAGGAATATGATCAGGCAAGGCTGTAAGTTGATTATTACTGACATCAATCCTGATTAATGAATTTGGCAAATAGTTAGTTAACGTTTTTAATTCATTATTACCCACGAACAGATGCGTTAAACTGGCCGGCAGGCTATCAGGTAAGAAGGTTAATTGGTTATTATTGGCATTCAGTAATAGTAAACCAGCTGGTAAATTATTCGGTAATCGAATCAATTGATTGTTACTAATATCTATACCGAGCAACGTGGTTGGCAAATTATTGCCTAACGCCATTAACTGGTTATGGTTAACATCCAATAGTATTAACCTTTCAGGTAGGTTAACAGGCAGAGAAGTTAACTGATTATTAGAAGCATAAAGCTTTTGGATAGTGGATGGGAGTTCCGCCGGTAACACTGCAAGTTGGTTATCGTTAACATTTAATGATATCAGATTGTAAGGTACATGAGCGGGAAGGCTAGTAAGATTTAAGTTGGATAAATCAAGTGATCGTTCTTGCAAACAAAGACAATCAATCATTCGATGAACGGCAATTTCTCTAGCATTGGCTTCCTTTGTGGGGGCTTGATCTAACCATTTGAACCATTCTGGAATTA is a genomic window of Arsenophonus apicola containing:
- a CDS encoding TcdA/TcdB pore-forming domain-containing protein translates to MDSIPTRFPLQLQQSRDDEHSIDISEEELLHWAHDKYISADEYHGRNIAVKRINACINDNNSKSLDLSGLHLTRLPAHLPASITELRINNNQLSVLPTSLPANLKYLYAADNQLNALPGNLPNSLIYLDVSGNKLTALPNTLPIMLQHLDGHNNLLTYLPTNLPNILITLDVSHNQLISLPNNLSNKLKKLDISDNQLTALPDSLPNQLGHLNVSYNQLGIMPGSLSNKLKYLDVSHNRLTTLSNHLSDKLRYLNVSDNELTVLPPNLPAKLKYLNVNSNQLKELPAHFPNKLLFLDIDNNPLTSDHAAISIAAIESKQTAQLSKLFRPIYELIPEWFKWLDQAPTKEANAREIAVHRMIDCLCLQERSLDLSNLNLTSLPAHVPYNLISLNVNDNQLAVLPAELPSTIQKLYASNNQLTSLPVNLPERLILLDVNHNQLMALGNNLPTTLLGIDISNNQLIRLPNNLPAGLLLLNANNNQLTFLPDSLPASLTHLFVGNNELKTLTNYLPNSLIRIDVSNNQLTALPDHIPDKLIKFNFTKNQLSAESIYLPINLRLTDSSRDYASLNFDRKVSDWQLPAVSFQHEGESSRFDGQLIIQLEDDLLVREAASKLFKKHPQISVLVQLDSEGNSFKVHGNIEHLRQQTKQHWQLVGHGRSLPDGEYVSLAWREAKSLAQQLKQLAIDLQITISPKHINLVGCSLADDQQQISYVKQFAVALDETIRPYSVSAYSSKLMVNNEGRKRLIETGNKTTLFFNNEKNDWHIEKVAGKTVNNLAKSAIEPATLGAPARLESISYKLMSFIKQAEQFQSIMSQFYHYHRLSLQKWVPLFTSLSKSKMQPGSYDLHFIHNETHQLKKLITNNKHIIDFINKFNQYLEMIIKVYYYNGKTLVLRGNMTDVDSVHGLNAAFLLKELIPWFANKHRLGVMDNELSETLSMALNIHTYLNLTQIVHGTVEDTLRLVNLYQMAAYQGQQATKGLFSPLFYGSYVLAGVFNIASIVLDSIELAHAQNDLQRVVFSAQLGVDITNLVVVGIGIGASMLGATTVATFTGALAVPLAGVGIGVTALAEAFGKVTHSVQIVGNYFADIDLAYQDGGYRRITKKITDSDAVITIMQPIPGAVITELDLRHNTLTYDSQYLYRNDPTYSSGSGHSNYFLFWPNRGVNRDKSQAINIRQGLGYQSSQSNFKSGDDVLILPGTPITYLDYAYMILPFVTTRDDRGFALLRKLEEDGRFDFDFYAFPGERAIYRIIPNYVATPIKVILDDRDRNLVLPTLPVEFQHYISYQLIGGEGEYRISLARGVSITLQSNHANTRWLLDARYLELGTNMQVSEEGNYLYIDNVIVTLPKNASRITVINKQGTFVFDENSQQMHIIHMDAMHFNNSDSLDEYLKMLANIQDHPTPFVIIDHYQPDNAVGHVGRAYYETARSRMIYTNRPDAAEFLSQAMLAKVDGDKAWFYRDTAIWQVEISTGQLLRQYLPFSFPVVNDAAIRSYTIQGNGQLLFVIEQNGMRCVYTVEDSALNLVAINGSKALLNLLNRLKQLVDFVGQNKKPELLLSEHNQFGASPSFDMHHLDKLASSAAFIPSQLAKIVYLSGYNGGQEQHYWLITEGKNANKMIRLNLVAQSKSDELPHGDEVIANQAHSSTSLSEFILVATTTGESTGYYFYNPQTHALYFQPDNGLSNSQAQLVASNIRSLFPINNKLFCQREDGIFSLLDNQGKNILIGISQDWLRKHNDNVILDLHKLINGMPDSADYIMLQGLQD